One part of the Sphaerochaeta sp. genome encodes these proteins:
- a CDS encoding ABC transporter ATP-binding protein/permease, translated as MDIFRRYFPTYRTQFLVAVLCVALEAVCDLLCPTFMARIIDYGIQQQSLPEVWHWGRLMLLATAFGAIFATLRNVLAGKVSQSFGADLRHDLFKKTLSLSTESADHIQPGSLITRMTGDVTQVTQMVNGTMRVFIKAPVTCLGSIILATLLSWRLSLIIYAVVALVTFLIIQCMRTSYPRFRLLQQAMDHLNTRVEEYLLGIRLVKAFGTEKEEQRKFGTDNDALRTTAVQAQRPVTLLSPLLTLIVGLGTVLVLFWGSRLFSLSMTNAGDISAFTIYMAQMLSSLLMITNIFNIFVRTKASLERIDEVMQAPDDVSTIHMGKVIHGAITCNHLDFSYPEGSGTMALDDITFHLEPGASLAVIGPTGSGKSTLAWLLLRMYEVKDGMLQLDGNPISAYGTDEVRHAISLVPQKPSLFTGTVRENLTWGAPQATDDAVKDAIDIADAAFLYDIPGGLEGRIDAGGANLSGGQKQRIAIIRAILRNTPILILDDATSALDALTATRVQQALLSRSPRPTTLLITQRCSTAISAERILVLENGKQMGLGSHAQLLASCPVYQDIWQTQNGGLYGDR; from the coding sequence ATGGATATCTTCAGACGGTATTTTCCTACGTACCGCACCCAATTTCTGGTCGCGGTGCTCTGTGTCGCGCTGGAAGCGGTGTGTGATCTTCTTTGCCCGACGTTTATGGCCAGGATCATCGATTACGGCATCCAGCAGCAATCGTTGCCCGAGGTATGGCATTGGGGCCGCCTGATGTTGTTGGCCACGGCGTTCGGCGCGATCTTCGCCACCCTACGGAATGTTCTCGCCGGAAAAGTCAGCCAGAGTTTCGGCGCTGATCTTCGCCATGACCTGTTCAAGAAAACGTTGTCCCTTTCCACGGAAAGCGCCGACCACATCCAACCGGGATCGTTGATCACCCGGATGACGGGAGACGTGACGCAGGTGACCCAGATGGTTAATGGAACCATGCGGGTGTTCATCAAGGCGCCGGTCACCTGCCTGGGCAGCATCATTCTGGCCACGTTGCTTTCCTGGCGCCTTTCGTTGATCATCTACGCCGTCGTGGCGCTGGTCACCTTTTTGATCATCCAGTGCATGCGGACCAGCTATCCCCGATTCCGGCTCCTGCAACAAGCCATGGACCACCTGAACACCCGTGTGGAGGAGTACCTTCTGGGCATCCGGCTGGTCAAGGCGTTCGGTACAGAAAAGGAAGAACAACGAAAATTCGGAACAGACAACGACGCGCTCCGCACCACGGCGGTGCAGGCGCAACGCCCCGTCACGCTCCTCTCCCCGCTTCTCACCCTGATCGTCGGGCTTGGCACCGTACTTGTCCTCTTCTGGGGATCCCGTTTGTTTTCCCTCAGCATGACCAATGCCGGAGACATCTCGGCATTCACCATCTACATGGCGCAGATGCTTTCCTCCCTGTTGATGATCACCAACATCTTCAACATCTTCGTACGAACCAAGGCGTCGCTGGAACGGATTGATGAAGTGATGCAGGCTCCGGATGACGTTTCCACGATCCATATGGGAAAGGTGATCCATGGGGCGATCACTTGCAATCATCTGGATTTCTCCTACCCGGAGGGAAGCGGGACGATGGCATTGGATGACATCACGTTCCACTTGGAACCCGGCGCAAGCCTGGCGGTCATCGGTCCGACGGGCAGTGGAAAATCCACGCTTGCCTGGTTGCTCCTGCGGATGTATGAAGTGAAGGATGGGATGTTGCAGCTGGATGGCAATCCCATTTCCGCGTACGGGACCGACGAAGTGCGGCATGCCATCTCGCTGGTACCACAAAAACCCTCATTGTTTACCGGAACGGTACGGGAAAACCTGACCTGGGGCGCGCCTCAGGCGACGGATGACGCGGTCAAGGATGCGATTGATATCGCCGACGCGGCCTTCCTGTACGATATTCCCGGAGGACTGGAAGGAAGGATTGACGCCGGAGGCGCCAACCTGTCCGGAGGACAAAAGCAACGGATCGCCATCATCCGCGCCATCCTTCGGAACACCCCGATTCTGATTCTGGATGACGCGACCAGCGCGTTGGACGCGTTGACCGCCACGCGGGTGCAGCAGGCGCTTCTGTCCCGTTCCCCCCGCCCCACCACCCTGTTGATCACCCAACGGTGCTCCACGGCCATCAGCGCCGAACGGATATTGGTACTGGAAAACGGAAAACAGATGGGCTTGGGAAGCCACGCGCAACTGCTTGCTTCCTGTCCGGTATAC